From Salinicoccus roseus, one genomic window encodes:
- a CDS encoding YkyA family protein, with protein sequence MKKMIGSLLIFSVVIAGCSSDEDELLDFYNAFQETVEVEKEIEDVTATFDELEAEKAELQQSLESATRDELTEISGQLVENADARIAQLDEEIAIMGESRSRMEASEQYISEISNESNRDKAQSLVDAMDQRYNEHGDMIGSYKTVLESERDIFEYLGDEDISQDEVDERLNNLDEEYQQVQEDAQTFSEQTENVNQIKQEIESLIES encoded by the coding sequence ATGAAGAAAATGATAGGGAGCCTGCTGATTTTTTCAGTAGTGATTGCTGGATGCTCATCGGACGAAGATGAGCTATTGGATTTTTATAATGCGTTTCAAGAGACCGTCGAGGTGGAAAAGGAGATAGAGGATGTGACAGCGACGTTTGACGAGCTGGAAGCCGAAAAGGCGGAACTCCAGCAGTCCCTAGAATCCGCCACCAGGGATGAGCTGACTGAAATCAGCGGACAGCTGGTCGAAAATGCTGATGCCAGAATTGCCCAGCTCGATGAGGAAATAGCCATCATGGGTGAAAGCCGGAGCCGCATGGAAGCATCGGAACAGTACATCAGCGAGATATCGAATGAGTCCAACCGCGATAAGGCACAGTCGCTGGTGGACGCGATGGACCAGAGATACAATGAGCATGGAGACATGATCGGCAGCTACAAGACGGTCCTTGAAAGTGAAAGGGATATATTCGAATATCTTGGTGACGAGGACATTTCCCAGGATGAAGTCGACGAAAGGCTGAACAACCTGGACGAAGAGTACCAGCAGGTGCAGGAGGATGCACAGACGTTCAGCGAGCAGACCGAGAATGTGAACCAGATCAAACAGGAGATCGAGTCGCTGATCGAATCATAA
- the def gene encoding peptide deformylase — protein MLTMKDIVRDPDPMLRTKVAEVEDIDEETVSELKEMREYLVNSQDPEASEKYGLRPGVGLAAPQVGLNKRMLAIYMEGDEGEVLHDYMLINPKVKSHSVTETYLPGGEGCLSVDEEIPGLVHRYQRIRVTATDIHGEPVEVKAKGMLAVVLQHELDHLDGIMFYDRIDDELPMEPKNGATPVE, from the coding sequence TTGTTGACAATGAAAGATATCGTACGGGACCCCGATCCGATGCTCCGGACGAAAGTCGCGGAAGTCGAAGATATAGATGAAGAGACGGTCTCGGAGCTCAAGGAGATGAGGGAATATCTCGTCAATTCACAGGATCCCGAAGCCTCTGAGAAGTACGGCCTCCGTCCCGGCGTCGGCCTTGCAGCACCACAGGTCGGCCTCAATAAGCGCATGCTCGCCATCTATATGGAAGGTGACGAAGGGGAGGTCCTCCATGATTACATGCTGATCAACCCGAAGGTGAAAAGCCATTCGGTGACCGAGACCTATCTCCCGGGCGGTGAAGGCTGCCTCAGCGTCGATGAGGAGATCCCGGGCCTCGTGCACCGCTACCAGAGGATAAGGGTCACTGCCACAGACATCCACGGCGAACCGGTGGAAGTGAAGGCGAAGGGCATGCTTGCAGTCGTGCTGCAGCATGAACTCGACCACCTCGATGGCATCATGTTCTATGACCGCATCGACGATGAACTGCCGATGGAGCCGAAGAATGGAGCTACTCCTGTAGAATAG
- a CDS encoding DNA-dependent RNA polymerase subunit epsilon, with protein sequence MAVFKVFFQEALDSRIIREDTLTRYYEAESETEVRSILSDSSYNIEFVQELSPSHLEYEKEHNEDFKVENA encoded by the coding sequence ATGGCAGTATTCAAAGTTTTTTTCCAGGAAGCACTGGATAGCCGCATCATCCGTGAGGACACCCTCACACGCTATTACGAAGCGGAATCCGAAACGGAAGTCCGCAGCATTTTAAGCGATTCATCATACAATATCGAATTCGTACAGGAATTGAGTCCCTCACACCTGGAATACGAAAAAGAGCATAACGAAGATTTCAAGGTTGAAAACGCCTGA